In Falco naumanni isolate bFalNau1 chromosome 5, bFalNau1.pat, whole genome shotgun sequence, the following are encoded in one genomic region:
- the NFYB gene encoding nuclear transcription factor Y subunit beta isoform X3: MDGDSSTTDASQLGIAGDYIGGSHYVIQPHDDTEDSMNDHEDTNGSKESFREQDIYLPIANVARIMKNAIPQTGKIAKDAKECVQECVSEFISFITSEASERCHQEKRKTINGEDILFAMSTLGFDSYVEPLKLYLQKFREAMKGEKGIGGTVTTGDGLSEELTEEAFTNQLPAGLITTDGQQQNVMVYTTSYQQISGVQQIQFS; the protein is encoded by the exons ATGGATGGTGATAGCTCCACAACAGATGCTTCTCAGTTAGGAATAGCTGGAGATTACATTGGTGGCAGTCACTATGTGATACAGCCTCATGATG aCACAGAGGACAGCATGAATGACCACGAAGATACAAATGGCTCAAAAGAGAGTTTTAGAGAACAAGATATATATCTTCCAATTGCGAATGTTGCAAGGATAATGAAAAATGCCATACCCCAAACAGGAAAG ATTGCTAAGGATGCAAAAGAATGCGTGCAGGAGTGTGTAAGTGAATTCATCAGCTTTATAACGTCAGAAGCCAGTGAGAGGTGTCaccaagagaaaagaaagaccATCAATGGAGAGGATATTCTCTTTGCCATGTCTACCTTGGGGTTTGATAGCTATGTTGAACCTTTGAAGTTATACCTCCAAAAATTCAGAGAG gcaatgaaaggagaaaagggaattgGGGGAACGGTTACAACTGGAGACGGTCTAAGTGAGGAGCTCACAGAAGAAGCATTTA CTAACCAGTTGCCAGCAGGTTTAATAACTACAGATGGCCAACAGCAGAATGTTATGGTCTACACAACATCGT
- the NFYB gene encoding nuclear transcription factor Y subunit beta isoform X2, whose protein sequence is MASGSEIDRLAQPGSIHGLSCNAWQMDGDSSTTDASQLGIAGDYIGGSHYVIQPHDDTEDSMNDHEDTNGSKESFREQDIYLPIANVARIMKNAIPQTGKIAKDAKECVQECVSEFISFITSEASERCHQEKRKTINGEDILFAMSTLGFDSYVEPLKLYLQKFREAMKGEKGIGGTVTTGDGLSEELTEEAFTNQLPAGLITTDGQQQNVMVYTTSYQQISGVQQIQFS, encoded by the exons ATGGCATCAGGAAGTGAGATCGATCGGCTGGCCCAGCCGGGCAGCATCCACGGCTTATCCTGTAACGCTTGGCAG ATGGATGGTGATAGCTCCACAACAGATGCTTCTCAGTTAGGAATAGCTGGAGATTACATTGGTGGCAGTCACTATGTGATACAGCCTCATGATG aCACAGAGGACAGCATGAATGACCACGAAGATACAAATGGCTCAAAAGAGAGTTTTAGAGAACAAGATATATATCTTCCAATTGCGAATGTTGCAAGGATAATGAAAAATGCCATACCCCAAACAGGAAAG ATTGCTAAGGATGCAAAAGAATGCGTGCAGGAGTGTGTAAGTGAATTCATCAGCTTTATAACGTCAGAAGCCAGTGAGAGGTGTCaccaagagaaaagaaagaccATCAATGGAGAGGATATTCTCTTTGCCATGTCTACCTTGGGGTTTGATAGCTATGTTGAACCTTTGAAGTTATACCTCCAAAAATTCAGAGAG gcaatgaaaggagaaaagggaattgGGGGAACGGTTACAACTGGAGACGGTCTAAGTGAGGAGCTCACAGAAGAAGCATTTA CTAACCAGTTGCCAGCAGGTTTAATAACTACAGATGGCCAACAGCAGAATGTTATGGTCTACACAACATCGT